A DNA window from Paenibacillus sp. HWE-109 contains the following coding sequences:
- a CDS encoding CAP domain-containing protein, producing MKRYKKFMVTGALGLSLLVGSTAAMAASSTYHVSGNDTMWLISQKYGISLTSLIQANPQVANPNVIWSGMKLNIPGGPSTTPAPQTPVVTAPSQATFASQVVTIVNQERAKAGLSPLTSNSALTTMALDKAKDMYNNGYFDHTSPTYGSPFDMMSTYGIRYSYAGENIAKGQQTPEAVMKAWMNSTGHRQNILSPNFTQIGVAYYNGEWVQEFISN from the coding sequence TTGAAACGCTACAAAAAATTTATGGTAACCGGCGCATTAGGATTAAGCCTTCTAGTGGGTTCGACCGCGGCGATGGCCGCATCATCGACTTATCATGTATCCGGCAACGATACGATGTGGCTAATCTCCCAAAAGTATGGGATCAGTCTAACATCACTCATTCAGGCTAACCCTCAGGTTGCCAATCCCAATGTGATCTGGTCAGGTATGAAATTGAACATACCTGGAGGCCCAAGCACTACCCCAGCTCCCCAAACACCGGTTGTTACAGCACCATCGCAAGCAACATTTGCTAGCCAGGTCGTTACTATTGTGAATCAGGAGCGTGCGAAGGCGGGGCTTAGTCCTTTGACCAGCAATAGCGCACTTACAACGATGGCTTTGGATAAAGCGAAGGATATGTACAATAATGGCTATTTTGATCATACCTCGCCTACGTATGGCTCTCCTTTTGATATGATGAGCACTTATGGCATTCGTTATTCCTATGCAGGTGAAAATATCGCAAAAGGGCAGCAAACGCCTGAAGCCGTCATGAAAGCATGGATGAACAGCACGGGTCACCGTCAAAACATCCTAAGCCCCAACTTTACCCAAATAGGTGTCGCTTATTACAATGGTGAGTGGGTTCAGGAATTTATCAGTAATTAA
- a CDS encoding AAA family ATPase, giving the protein MYLRSIKILKNEQTNPKTYPFSIPAIKSLNTLTFRTNVTFLVGENGSGKSTLLEAIAYQSGFNTAGGGKNNYYDVDAAHSILGDHIRLSWMPKITNGFFLRAETFYHFASHLDTLPESLQYYGGRSLHEQSHGEAFLSLFKHRFGKKAIYLLDEPEAALSPARQLALMRVIKDLEKEAQFIIATHSPILLGFPDAQIINFDVDPVAEIRYEDTLHYILTRRFLENRKSVLNDLFSDEDDEM; this is encoded by the coding sequence ATGTACTTGAGAAGCATTAAGATACTAAAAAATGAACAAACGAATCCGAAAACGTATCCATTTTCCATACCTGCCATAAAATCTTTGAATACACTAACATTTCGAACAAATGTCACCTTTCTTGTTGGGGAAAATGGGTCGGGCAAATCAACGCTTCTTGAAGCAATCGCCTATCAAAGCGGCTTTAATACGGCTGGCGGCGGGAAGAACAACTACTATGATGTGGATGCTGCCCATTCCATTCTGGGGGATCACATACGACTTTCGTGGATGCCTAAGATCACAAATGGCTTTTTCCTAAGAGCTGAAACCTTTTACCATTTTGCTTCTCATTTGGATACTTTGCCCGAAAGCCTGCAGTATTATGGCGGCCGTTCTTTGCATGAGCAATCGCATGGTGAAGCATTTCTTTCGCTTTTTAAACATCGTTTTGGGAAAAAGGCGATTTACTTGCTCGATGAACCCGAAGCGGCATTATCACCTGCCAGGCAATTGGCATTAATGCGGGTAATTAAGGATTTAGAGAAAGAAGCTCAGTTCATCATTGCGACGCATTCCCCGATACTTCTTGGATTTCCGGATGCACAGATTATTAACTTTGATGTAGATCCTGTTGCTGAAATACGCTATGAGGACACGTTGCATTACATCCTAACAAGACGTTTTCTCGAAAACAGAAAATCGGTTCTGAATGATTTGTTCAGCGATGAAGATGATGAGATGTGA
- a CDS encoding GNAT family N-acetyltransferase codes for MYNDAFNGKKTTESVVHEFNSSDFNSKLYVLACNMKGEPVAFISAKLVGEVGQIPTLAVRRDAQSQGIGTYLLLEIIDRLQMAGAKEVILSVSSTNTKAINLYEKNGFTPYAKRSYYFKKISAND; via the coding sequence ATCTATAATGATGCATTTAATGGCAAAAAAACGACTGAAAGTGTGGTTCATGAGTTTAATAGTTCTGACTTTAATTCTAAATTGTATGTGTTGGCATGTAACATGAAGGGTGAACCTGTGGCGTTCATTTCTGCGAAGTTAGTTGGGGAAGTAGGCCAAATTCCAACGCTTGCTGTTAGACGAGATGCTCAAAGTCAAGGTATAGGAACATATTTACTTTTGGAAATCATAGATAGGTTACAAATGGCAGGTGCTAAAGAAGTAATCCTAAGTGTCAGTTCGACTAACACTAAAGCGATTAATTTGTATGAGAAAAATGGATTTACCCCCTATGCCAAACGAAGTTATTATTTCAAAAAAATATCTGCTAACGATTGA
- a CDS encoding amidohydrolase translates to MKILIKNVIILTMVGEEQPITGDILVEDDKIRKLGNPITDEVDEVIQGQGMIAMPGLINAHQHSPMSLLKGFSDDLKLMDWLEKKMLPAEARMTPEDIYWGAKLSMAEMIKSGTTAFADMYIQMNEIALAVQEVGMRASLTRGLVFLQDDGGKRLTEALELVEQWNGKADGRITTMLGPHSPYTCPPEALRNIVNIAEELKLPIHIHLAETKEEVIKIQERYNQTPTEYLYNEGLFAKLHVLLAHSVHLNRRDIRLLKGMRGGVSHNPVSNLKLGCGITPVLEMMNQGITVGLGTDGAGSATTIDMFEEIKAATWLQKLDYGSPTVLPARQVLQMATTGSASLLNIGDEVGTLEIGKKADIILIDMNKPHLQPIHNVGSLLAYSVNGADVDTTIVNGKVLMRNRKLMTIDEDELLKQVAVRAKRIVERI, encoded by the coding sequence ATGAAAATATTAATTAAGAATGTAATTATCCTTACGATGGTCGGCGAGGAGCAACCAATCACAGGCGATATTCTCGTTGAAGATGACAAGATTAGAAAGTTAGGGAATCCAATTACGGATGAGGTAGATGAAGTGATACAGGGCCAAGGCATGATTGCGATGCCTGGCTTGATTAATGCTCATCAACATTCTCCCATGAGTTTGCTTAAAGGCTTTTCCGATGATCTGAAGTTAATGGATTGGCTGGAGAAAAAAATGCTGCCGGCAGAGGCCAGAATGACGCCAGAAGATATATATTGGGGTGCCAAACTATCGATGGCAGAAATGATTAAGTCAGGAACAACGGCTTTTGCTGATATGTATATCCAGATGAATGAAATTGCTTTAGCTGTTCAAGAAGTTGGTATGCGTGCTTCTTTAACGCGAGGATTGGTTTTTCTTCAAGACGATGGTGGCAAACGGTTAACAGAAGCGCTGGAACTGGTTGAACAGTGGAATGGTAAAGCTGATGGTAGAATCACAACCATGTTGGGACCCCACTCGCCATACACTTGTCCGCCAGAAGCATTAAGAAATATTGTGAATATTGCGGAAGAACTCAAGCTTCCAATACATATCCATCTGGCTGAAACAAAAGAAGAAGTAATAAAAATTCAGGAAAGATATAACCAAACGCCGACAGAGTATTTATATAATGAAGGTCTTTTTGCAAAATTACATGTTCTGTTAGCTCATAGTGTACATCTAAACCGTCGGGATATTAGACTCTTGAAAGGCATGCGTGGAGGTGTGTCTCATAACCCAGTAAGTAACTTAAAGTTAGGGTGCGGGATAACACCAGTGCTTGAAATGATGAATCAGGGAATTACGGTTGGTCTGGGAACGGACGGCGCAGGAAGTGCCACAACGATCGATATGTTTGAGGAGATTAAGGCAGCTACTTGGTTGCAGAAATTAGATTATGGAAGTCCAACTGTGCTGCCTGCCAGACAAGTTTTGCAAATGGCGACAACAGGAAGTGCTTCGTTGTTAAACATTGGAGATGAAGTCGGCACACTTGAAATTGGGAAAAAAGCGGACATCATACTCATAGATATGAACAAACCCCATTTACAGCCTATTCATAATGTTGGATCGCTCCTTGCCTACAGTGTTAATGGAGCCGACGTTGATACAACGATAGTTAATGGAAAAGTGCTTATGAGAAACCGGAAATTAATGACGATCGATGAAGATGAGCTTTTAAAGCAAGTTGCTGTTCGTGCGAAACGGATCGTTGAGCGAATATGA
- a CDS encoding purine-cytosine permease family protein has translation MTQHAPKTDDFSLVRVPAHARLPMWEVLLVRIGALTCISQFMLGAALGYGMTFWQAFWATMFGSIILQVVSVLLGIAGAREGLSTSMLARWAGFGKYGSGLIGAIFAISLAGWFGIQNSVFAQGVDQALGGKLGFPLSAALTGLFVTIIVIFGFKWLSWTAKIAVPGFLLVMAYGIYKVLENHSLSSLISSPAPGPALSISAATTIVAGGFIVGCVITPDISRYCRSSKDVFGMTVIGIFLGELGVNMIAVLMAHAIKSNDIMTIVLQLTGLFGAVLVTFATIKINDINLYSSSLGFTNAIHTLFKVKSNRAIVTLVVGIFGTALSIMGILDQFIGFLILLGICVPPIPGIIIVDYYILKRSRKILDESRHLGTLPSESENFHPIMLVAWGIGILAGYYIDAGIPSVNAILATGLSYYIGMKLLQAFNQSKIKVEEVV, from the coding sequence ATGACCCAACATGCCCCTAAAACAGATGACTTCTCTCTTGTAAGGGTACCTGCCCATGCCAGATTGCCGATGTGGGAAGTTCTGCTTGTTCGAATTGGCGCGCTAACTTGTATCTCTCAATTCATGCTTGGCGCTGCCCTTGGTTATGGTATGACATTTTGGCAAGCTTTTTGGGCGACTATGTTTGGCAGTATCATCCTGCAGGTCGTTAGCGTACTGCTTGGCATTGCAGGAGCCCGTGAAGGATTGTCAACCAGTATGTTAGCCCGGTGGGCTGGATTCGGAAAATACGGCTCGGGTTTAATAGGCGCTATATTTGCCATCAGCCTCGCTGGCTGGTTCGGCATTCAGAACTCCGTATTTGCCCAAGGCGTCGATCAAGCCCTGGGAGGCAAGCTCGGATTTCCTTTATCCGCTGCCCTAACTGGGCTATTTGTAACCATCATCGTTATTTTCGGCTTCAAATGGCTCAGCTGGACAGCGAAAATTGCCGTCCCGGGATTTCTGCTTGTGATGGCCTATGGTATTTACAAAGTTTTGGAAAACCACTCCCTTTCAAGCCTGATATCCTCGCCAGCTCCAGGTCCCGCACTATCGATTAGCGCAGCTACAACGATCGTTGCTGGCGGCTTCATCGTAGGCTGCGTCATCACCCCCGATATCAGCCGATATTGCCGTTCCAGCAAAGATGTATTCGGAATGACCGTGATAGGCATCTTCCTCGGTGAACTGGGTGTCAATATGATCGCCGTACTTATGGCCCATGCCATAAAAAGCAATGACATTATGACAATCGTTCTCCAGCTAACCGGCTTGTTCGGCGCCGTTCTGGTTACTTTTGCAACCATCAAAATTAATGACATTAACCTTTACTCCTCTTCGCTCGGCTTCACCAATGCCATCCATACCTTGTTTAAAGTTAAATCTAACCGAGCCATCGTCACATTAGTCGTAGGGATATTTGGAACCGCTTTATCAATCATGGGAATCTTGGATCAATTTATCGGCTTCTTAATCCTGCTAGGTATATGTGTCCCTCCCATTCCTGGAATCATAATAGTCGACTATTATATTCTCAAACGCAGTCGCAAAATTCTGGACGAGAGTCGCCATCTAGGCACATTGCCTTCAGAATCTGAGAACTTCCATCCAATTATGCTCGTGGCATGGGGGATTGGCATCCTGGCAGGATATTACATTGACGCAGGTATTCCATCGGTCAATGCTATCCTGGCCACTGGATTATCTTATTACATCGGCATGAAGCTGCTTCAAGCATTCAATCAAAGCAAGATCAAAGTAGAAGAAGTCGTTTAG
- a CDS encoding DUF917 domain-containing protein: MAKTYLDERMMEFAVYGGAILGGGGGGWIQDGLKLGQLALEVGSPQLFSVDELMEEDMLLTTSLVGAPAAKEKFVKPIHYVRAMELMSGRLQKPINGIITNENGANTTVNGWFQAVVTGLPVVDLACNGRAHPTSIMGAMNLHERLGYVSHQAAVGGWANRYTEVVVSGTIEQASSLLRRVSIDAGGLVAVARNPVTVGYATANGAPGAISQAIELGETLLSHKGESAIEAVCAKLGGTVIMSGAVTAFTLKTDGGFDVGHVTIEDHWELTFWNEYMTLEHKGQRLATFPDLIMTLDANTARPLVSAAITKGQAVAIIHAPKSKLLLSTTMSKPDLLQSIEEVIGKPINVYHSEGIATR, encoded by the coding sequence ATGGCGAAGACATATTTGGATGAACGGATGATGGAATTCGCTGTATATGGCGGCGCTATTCTTGGCGGAGGCGGAGGCGGGTGGATCCAAGACGGTCTGAAACTGGGACAATTGGCACTTGAAGTAGGCTCACCCCAACTTTTCTCAGTAGATGAGCTGATGGAGGAAGACATGCTCCTTACGACATCGCTTGTCGGCGCGCCGGCTGCGAAGGAGAAATTTGTGAAACCTATTCACTATGTCAGGGCTATGGAACTAATGTCGGGCAGGCTTCAAAAGCCGATTAACGGCATCATCACCAACGAGAATGGCGCTAACACGACAGTGAATGGTTGGTTTCAGGCGGTCGTGACAGGGCTTCCAGTTGTCGATTTGGCATGTAATGGCCGCGCTCATCCTACTTCGATCATGGGAGCAATGAACCTTCACGAAAGACTCGGATATGTTTCCCATCAAGCAGCTGTTGGTGGGTGGGCTAACCGTTATACGGAGGTAGTCGTGTCAGGAACGATCGAGCAAGCCTCATCATTACTTAGGAGAGTATCTATTGACGCGGGTGGACTAGTTGCTGTCGCACGTAATCCGGTGACGGTAGGTTATGCGACAGCAAACGGCGCGCCAGGAGCCATCAGTCAGGCGATTGAACTGGGTGAAACACTTCTGAGCCATAAGGGTGAATCTGCCATTGAGGCTGTATGCGCTAAACTGGGCGGAACGGTTATCATGTCAGGTGCTGTAACTGCCTTTACACTGAAGACCGACGGAGGCTTCGATGTTGGGCATGTGACGATCGAGGATCATTGGGAGCTCACATTTTGGAACGAATATATGACGTTGGAACATAAGGGGCAGCGGCTAGCGACTTTTCCCGATTTAATCATGACGCTTGATGCGAATACGGCAAGACCCCTTGTTTCTGCAGCCATTACCAAGGGCCAAGCCGTCGCGATCATTCATGCGCCCAAAAGTAAGCTGCTTCTAAGCACTACAATGAGTAAACCTGACTTGCTGCAATCAATTGAAGAGGTTATTGGCAAACCCATAAATGTTTATCATTCGGAAGGAATCGCAACGCGTTGA
- a CDS encoding PucR family transcriptional regulator, with product MENTPFTVQHLLQMPLFREAKIIGGQAGVTNEIYYIDSMEMPDLTGWLRPNELILTTGYSFRHEPTMLCGLLDEMHRVGGSAVGIKTRRFLQEVPEEAIYKSNLYNIPLFDIPLEVPFMDMTRSILDQILQRQAYMLRELREVNQQFTNLVLNRRTTELVILIGQLLQCEAAVVNSQEEIESGTLHFAKANIAEKHDVRVGSRKFGYLAITRKLGEQDHFEISCLEHAVTVLALEFTIRQSQQLHLEREQEAFLVELLSGSNHQEELLNYRAKRLGIPLGPFPYVIVMKHSSSIAMDNEKINNLNHWLLREINNPGSFARKGIEINGQLLILCHLVHKDIDNQRKETEQFVKDLLTKANHHGFNEDIRFVCGMGSFREQISEISDSCREAQKALAIGEISLPKQMVVHIKDVLVEQLLMDTSDHHVLNVLYEEFIAPLEVYDQEFGANLLITLEAYLRLGSNTKQVAEELFIHRNSVLYRLERIREILQKDLSDAEVHLRLVLAIRFWKLKRARGK from the coding sequence ATGGAGAACACCCCTTTTACTGTGCAGCATTTGCTGCAAATGCCCTTGTTCCGAGAAGCCAAAATTATCGGTGGGCAAGCCGGCGTAACGAATGAAATTTATTATATCGATAGTATGGAGATGCCGGATCTGACAGGTTGGCTGCGACCCAATGAGCTTATCCTCACGACAGGATATTCTTTCCGTCACGAGCCAACTATGCTGTGCGGTTTGCTTGATGAGATGCATAGGGTCGGCGGCTCTGCGGTTGGCATTAAGACGAGGCGGTTTCTTCAAGAGGTGCCTGAGGAAGCTATTTACAAAAGCAATTTATATAACATTCCATTATTTGATATTCCACTTGAAGTTCCTTTCATGGACATGACTCGATCCATTCTAGATCAGATTCTTCAGCGACAAGCTTATATGCTTCGCGAACTGCGTGAAGTGAATCAGCAGTTTACGAATTTAGTTTTGAATCGAAGGACGACTGAACTTGTTATATTGATTGGTCAGCTCCTGCAATGCGAAGCCGCGGTAGTCAACAGCCAGGAAGAAATAGAAAGCGGCACGCTCCATTTTGCCAAAGCGAACATAGCAGAGAAGCATGATGTACGCGTAGGCAGTCGTAAGTTTGGGTATTTGGCCATCACGCGCAAGCTGGGAGAGCAGGATCATTTCGAGATAAGCTGTCTGGAACATGCGGTTACCGTATTAGCTCTGGAATTTACAATACGGCAATCCCAGCAGCTGCATCTGGAGCGGGAACAGGAGGCTTTTCTAGTCGAGCTGTTGTCGGGGTCCAATCATCAGGAAGAGCTGCTGAATTATCGGGCCAAACGCCTTGGTATCCCACTTGGCCCCTTTCCTTATGTCATTGTCATGAAGCATTCAAGCTCAATAGCTATGGACAATGAAAAGATCAATAATTTGAATCATTGGCTGCTGCGCGAGATTAACAACCCGGGAAGCTTTGCGCGCAAAGGGATAGAGATTAACGGGCAGCTCTTGATCTTATGCCACTTGGTTCATAAGGACATAGATAACCAGCGCAAAGAAACCGAACAGTTCGTCAAGGACCTTTTGACCAAAGCGAATCATCATGGCTTCAATGAAGATATACGTTTCGTTTGCGGAATGGGGAGTTTCCGGGAGCAGATTAGCGAGATTTCTGACAGTTGTCGAGAGGCTCAGAAGGCTTTGGCCATCGGTGAGATCAGTTTGCCTAAGCAAATGGTTGTTCATATTAAGGATGTTTTAGTCGAACAATTGCTAATGGATACCTCTGATCACCACGTATTAAACGTATTGTATGAAGAGTTCATTGCACCATTGGAAGTGTATGATCAGGAATTCGGAGCGAATTTATTAATTACTTTGGAAGCCTACTTAAGATTGGGAAGTAATACGAAACAAGTGGCCGAAGAGCTATTTATCCATCGTAATTCGGTCTTGTACCGTTTGGAGCGCATTAGAGAGATTTTGCAAAAAGATCTGAGTGACGCCGAGGTTCATTTGAGACTTGTATTAGCGATTCGGTTTTGGAAGTTGAAACGGGCAAGAGGGAAGTAA
- a CDS encoding SDR family oxidoreductase, protein MTLKDKRVIIIGGSTGIGLATAKTAIEQGASVVIAGRSLEKLEKAKAEINSDALQVIQVDNKNEEALKAFFEKVGHFDHLFTPGAAYVLGPITAESDIAESSFNGKFWPQYYAAKHAVPYISQSGSIVLMSGAAGQRPIPGAASYAACNGAIESLGKALAIELAPVRVNVVAPGTIRTEKERTEAYEAYKGMCLLKRVGDVEDVAHSVVYLMTNRYTTGSTLFPDGGYVLS, encoded by the coding sequence ATGACACTGAAAGACAAACGCGTAATTATTATCGGCGGAAGCACAGGCATCGGTTTGGCGACCGCTAAGACAGCTATAGAGCAAGGCGCCAGTGTTGTCATTGCAGGACGATCGTTAGAGAAATTGGAGAAAGCCAAAGCAGAAATCAATAGTGATGCTCTTCAGGTGATACAAGTGGATAACAAGAATGAGGAAGCGCTTAAAGCTTTTTTTGAAAAGGTGGGGCATTTCGATCATCTGTTCACACCTGGAGCCGCGTATGTACTCGGACCTATAACGGCAGAGTCGGACATTGCTGAGAGCAGTTTCAATGGGAAGTTCTGGCCACAGTATTATGCTGCCAAACATGCGGTTCCCTATATCTCACAGAGTGGTTCTATTGTGCTGATGTCAGGCGCAGCCGGGCAAAGACCCATTCCTGGCGCTGCTTCCTATGCAGCTTGTAATGGCGCCATTGAGAGTCTGGGCAAAGCGCTGGCCATTGAGCTGGCTCCAGTGCGGGTTAATGTGGTTGCTCCTGGCACCATCCGAACAGAGAAAGAACGGACGGAAGCCTACGAGGCCTATAAAGGGATGTGTCTGTTGAAGCGAGTGGGGGATGTCGAAGACGTTGCTCATTCCGTTGTTTACTTAATGACTAACCGCTATACGACGGGGAGTACGCTCTTTCCCGATGGCGGATATGTATTAAGTTAA
- a CDS encoding ArsR/SmtB family transcription factor, with product MKTVIPLNQETVKTASNEALFETFEAKFKALADRKRLQIMYELTQRGKTCVCDLCDIVEMAQSKLSYHLKILLDANLITKEIIGTWSYYEIHSSEVNALLSEQLCCIFKPSGS from the coding sequence ATGAAAACCGTCATTCCTTTAAATCAGGAAACAGTCAAAACTGCTTCAAATGAGGCATTATTCGAAACCTTTGAAGCAAAGTTTAAAGCGTTAGCAGACCGCAAGAGACTGCAGATTATGTATGAGCTAACGCAACGTGGAAAAACATGTGTTTGTGATCTATGCGATATCGTAGAGATGGCTCAATCCAAATTATCGTATCACTTAAAAATCTTGTTGGATGCCAATCTTATTACAAAAGAAATCATCGGCACCTGGAGTTACTATGAAATCCATTCGAGTGAAGTTAATGCACTGCTTTCAGAACAATTGTGCTGCATTTTTAAACCGAGCGGATCTTAA
- a CDS encoding NAD(P)-binding domain-containing protein has translation MMNQYSSLSKAQLPVAIIGAGPVGLAAAAHLVTRGESFVLFDVGHAVGASILQWAHVRLFSPWEYNIDKAAKQLLISHGWNVPNPLDIPTGLEMVKDYLTPFAELPEIKPFLYLSAKVVAVSREGLNKVKTHGREDLPFVLHVEMNGERSIVKAKAVIDASGTWTNPNPIRSEGVWTTEEQAFSKQISYGIPDILHKHKDRYSGKKVLVVGSGHSAINTLLELGELKEQVPETEIVWLLRKSNLEDVYGGREQDQLAARGELGIRIQKLVGTGNVKVITPFYVQEVKKNKDKIQVIGTLNGEFQRIDGIDEIVANTGSRPDFSFLREVRVLADPSLESAMELAPLIDPNVHSCGTVRPHGEKELRQPEKDLYIVGAKSYGRAPTFLMATGYEQVRSVVSYIAGDREAAERVELRLPETGVCSIRADVTNTCCSPAPQLKTSKSSCCNGTSKYE, from the coding sequence ATGATGAATCAATATTCTAGTTTGTCCAAAGCACAACTGCCAGTAGCCATTATAGGTGCTGGACCTGTAGGTCTTGCCGCGGCAGCCCATCTGGTTACTCGTGGGGAATCGTTTGTACTATTTGATGTTGGTCATGCGGTGGGAGCTAGCATCCTTCAATGGGCTCATGTACGCCTCTTTTCACCATGGGAATACAATATCGATAAAGCAGCTAAACAATTGCTTATTTCACACGGTTGGAATGTTCCGAATCCGTTAGATATTCCCACAGGATTAGAAATGGTTAAAGACTATTTGACACCTTTTGCTGAATTGCCCGAAATTAAACCATTCCTATACTTGAGTGCCAAAGTGGTTGCTGTGAGCCGTGAAGGCTTAAACAAAGTTAAAACGCATGGCCGGGAGGATCTTCCGTTTGTTTTGCACGTTGAAATGAATGGTGAACGTAGCATCGTAAAGGCCAAAGCCGTCATTGATGCCTCCGGGACCTGGACGAATCCCAATCCAATCCGATCTGAAGGTGTATGGACAACAGAAGAACAAGCTTTCAGTAAGCAAATATCCTACGGGATACCTGATATTCTTCATAAGCATAAAGATCGTTATAGTGGAAAGAAAGTGCTTGTTGTGGGCAGTGGTCATTCTGCGATTAATACATTATTAGAACTTGGAGAGCTCAAGGAGCAAGTACCGGAAACTGAAATTGTCTGGCTCTTGAGAAAATCTAACTTGGAGGATGTTTACGGAGGAAGGGAGCAAGATCAACTTGCGGCAAGAGGAGAACTTGGAATACGGATTCAAAAACTTGTCGGAACAGGCAATGTGAAAGTAATAACGCCATTTTATGTGCAAGAGGTAAAAAAGAATAAAGATAAAATTCAAGTCATCGGAACTTTGAATGGTGAATTTCAACGGATCGATGGGATTGATGAAATTGTTGCCAATACCGGTTCTCGCCCAGATTTCTCCTTTCTAAGAGAAGTTAGGGTTTTGGCAGATCCTAGTCTAGAAAGTGCAATGGAACTGGCACCTTTGATCGATCCGAATGTTCATAGTTGTGGTACTGTGAGACCACATGGAGAGAAGGAACTGCGTCAACCAGAAAAGGACCTCTACATTGTCGGAGCAAAAAGCTATGGCAGAGCACCAACTTTTTTGATGGCCACAGGGTATGAACAAGTGCGTTCCGTTGTCTCCTATATTGCAGGAGATCGCGAAGCAGCAGAGAGAGTGGAACTTAGACTGCCGGAAACAGGGGTATGCAGTATTAGAGCCGATGTCACCAATACTTGTTGTTCACCAGCGCCCCAATTAAAAACATCAAAATCTTCATGCTGCAACGGTACGAGTAAGTACGAATGA
- a CDS encoding multicopper oxidase domain-containing protein — protein sequence MFQKQDKKVSRRNLLKMGTAGAFAVIGSTLLNPSSLFGKSTLAAGKHDIHEAMKGQLHEGMKHGYVPSGEVTEGFKAAQKALTTFDYGKVSKLPDGRTLREYEITAYEANVEIAKGIKFPGWTFNGTIPGPTIRCTEGDVLRVNFSNATSHPHSIHFHGMHPTNMDGLEAINSGDSFTYEFEAKPAGMHVYHCHVAPLARHIHKGLYGNFIIDPKKPRAVAKEFNMLMNGYDLDLDGENEIYTVNGYAFAYQQEPIKVKVGELVRIYLSNLTEFDLINSFHLHANFFNYYATGADPEARPNFTDTIMQCQGERGILEIVFPAPGRYMFHAHQSEFAELGWMGFFIAE from the coding sequence ATGTTTCAGAAACAAGATAAAAAGGTATCGCGACGCAATCTTCTGAAGATGGGAACGGCAGGGGCTTTTGCTGTCATTGGCAGTACATTATTGAATCCGTCCTCTTTGTTTGGTAAATCAACATTAGCGGCGGGTAAGCATGACATTCATGAGGCTATGAAGGGACAACTGCACGAAGGCATGAAGCATGGATATGTACCCAGTGGTGAAGTGACGGAGGGTTTTAAAGCAGCGCAGAAAGCACTCACCACATTTGATTATGGGAAGGTGAGCAAGCTGCCGGACGGAAGAACCCTGCGGGAATATGAGATTACTGCCTATGAAGCAAACGTTGAGATTGCGAAAGGGATCAAATTCCCCGGTTGGACTTTTAATGGTACAATACCTGGCCCAACGATTCGCTGTACAGAAGGGGATGTCCTTCGCGTGAATTTTTCCAACGCAACGAGCCATCCGCATTCGATCCATTTCCATGGCATGCACCCTACGAATATGGATGGGCTGGAAGCGATCAATTCAGGGGACTCTTTTACATATGAATTCGAAGCGAAACCAGCAGGCATGCATGTCTATCATTGTCATGTAGCCCCTCTTGCCAGACATATTCATAAAGGACTGTACGGAAACTTCATCATTGATCCTAAGAAACCAAGAGCTGTTGCCAAGGAATTCAATATGCTTATGAATGGCTATGATCTTGACCTTGATGGTGAAAATGAAATTTATACCGTGAATGGGTATGCCTTTGCATATCAGCAAGAGCCGATCAAAGTGAAAGTCGGAGAACTTGTCCGTATTTATCTAAGTAATTTAACGGAGTTTGATCTCATTAATTCTTTTCATCTGCATGCCAATTTCTTTAACTATTATGCAACTGGAGCAGATCCAGAAGCACGCCCCAATTTCACGGATACGATTATGCAGTGTCAAGGTGAACGTGGCATCCTTGAAATTGTTTTCCCAGCACCGGGACGATATATGTTTCATGCCCATCAAAGTGAATTTGCAGAGCTCGGATGGATGGGATTCTTCATTGCAGAATAA